Sequence from the Fundulus heteroclitus isolate FHET01 chromosome 7, MU-UCD_Fhet_4.1, whole genome shotgun sequence genome:
tttacatttaaaatggcaTGTATTTTTACATGTATGTTTATGAGATAAAAGACATGTTCTTACTTATGGTGCAACATTGACAAaatccaaatatatatatatatatatatatatatatatatatatatatatatatatatatagatagatagatagatagatagatagatagatagatagatagatagatagatagatagatagatagatagatagatagatagatagatatagatataaaaagaaaaaaaaactttatttttatttcgtTTATTTCACACAGACActtaagacatttttttctcgTTAGCATCATAATGTGAACCTTAGTggataaacaataaaattatacaGTGAAATATTTCTGGTACAGCAGTAATTGCTTACACAAGGTTTAACAGAATGCGACAAGTTTGAATATGCTTTGCCCATGTATCCTTTTGGGATAGAATTTCTGATATTTCCAGGTGACAttaaaggtttgtttgtttgtttgtttgtttgttttatttggatccccattagcttcagcatcagctaaaagctattcttcctggggtcctATAGTCTTCCATTTGACAATACAATGTATTACATCACATTACACACTATATATACAAGACATTTACACAAAAtttaatacatatttacatttaacgcCATTTATcactaaaaagtaaaataaataaataataaacatcaTTAACATAAAATTTTGCTACTCCAGATAGATCTATATCAAAGAACTAGCTAACAAGAACCCTACACAGTATCTCcttaattaaattaacattaaCTATCCAAATATCTTTGAAGGTAATATTTCTTAAGTGAAGTTTTGAaaccatagagagtgttttgTTGTATGATAGTCTTTGGGAGTGAATTCCATTCACACATTGCCCTGTACCTAACTGAACGttgaattgattttgttttaactctaggtaaaataaaactacctcCTACTGCATGTCTCGTTGGATAATAATGTGTATCAGTACTAAAGGATAGTTTTGTATATAAAATGAAAGGCGCTTTAATTTGTTATAACATTATATAGAAATACCATTACTGAatacacaaatgtatttttaatcttttaaccATAAAAGGCTATCATGCATTTTGTCCACATTTGATCTAAACCCACATGAAAGAGCAACACATGCAGCATTATTCTGAATTACTTGTAGTTTGTTTATATTAATTGATGAAGTATTTGACCAAACCACTGAGCAATAATCAaggtgtgaaaaaaacaaagcattaagtacttGTGTAACAATCTGCggtgtaaaatattttgaacaCCTTTTAATAACCGATAAACTATTTTAGTTCACAAGTTCTGAACATGTCTATCCCACCACAATCTATTGTCAATAGATTGTGTTGGGATAGAcatgagttcctttaaatcaagtttaaaaacatatttgtttaggattgccttcaactgttctagttaactgaatcaccacttctttgttctaatttctatctacattttattcctacttgcttttattctgttttaatttgctatattttaatcacgtaaagcactttgcattgtccctgtactgaattgtgctatataaataaatttgccttgccttgccttgccttgtcaaTTATCACTCCCAAAAGTTTAGCCTCTTGTTTTTGATCAACAGAATTTTGCTCTACGGTGAGTTCAAGTTTCGGTTtggaaagtaaagaaaaaggaGTTCCAACCACTAAACAGGCAGTTTTAGATACATTAGGTGACATCTTCGATTACTGAACATGTGCTTGcatcaaagataaaaacaaattgcaAGCTGTGAGAAGTTAAATATTGCAAATGAATCATGAGCATTTGAACAGAAAACCATCAAAGTAAGAATTTAATTCATTTGATTACATAAAAAACACCTGATGGAAAATAAATAGCtatacattaaaattaaaaaacactgCCATGATTGTTAAATATAATTCCTCTAAATGTGCAATTTTCCTGCAGGTACACCTTATCCCTGCTGCAAGCTTCTGCACCACTGGCCCGCTCTGCCCCACacatctgctgccctctgcCTGAAGACAGACTGACCGGCTCCCAGGTTCAGCGTAGTGCCTAACATGTAGAGGCTGACGGCTGTCGATCGCACGTAAGGACTTATGAAAGTCGTCATGTCATGCTCAGCAGCAAACGCGTACTCCCGCCACACAGCAAAGGAAAAATAGAGGAGACACTGAAGGATGCCAGTGACGGTGACCCTCACCTGGCTACTGAGCCCTGCGCTGGAAAGGGACAGGCCATTCACAAGCATGTGGCGAATGTGCCTGCTCAGGTAGAGCACGGTGGCGCCACTAGACGCCATCATCACAACGAAAGAGATGTAAAAACGAGACCTCTGCAGGGTGACCTTAATGACAGTTATGTCCACACGCTGGTTCTGAAAATCTCCCCCCGGAGGGTCATAAAGGGATGCATTTTCCGCAGTAGAAGTCGCGTTGAGCTCGTAGTCGTTAAGATTCAAAACTACGACCGACAGGCTGAAATCCAGCAAGGTGCAAATGCTTTCGCCGAGCAGAACGACGAAGACGACCGGTTTGACGTTCCTCTTGATCCAGACGAAGAGGCCTCCGCGTGCCGGAACGATCTGGGTGTAGTAGAAAAAGTTCAGCCAGACCGAGGAGGAAACGCTGATGGACAGACAGCCGAGCGAGACGTAAAGAGAGAGCTCGGCGACGCCGTTCTGTTCGTT
This genomic interval carries:
- the LOC105937081 gene encoding taste receptor type 2 member 1-like, with the translated sequence MDYLSWALINGPLSIICFIINVFYIFCMVRPLHGESIKQPLKLLLSSLIGSTVVYIFAVCGVFFSQAYNEQNGVAELSLYVSLGCLSISVSSSVWLNFFYYTQIVPARGGLFVWIKRNVKPVVFVVLLGESICTLLDFSLSVVVLNLNDYELNATSTAENASLYDPPGGDFQNQRVDITVIKVTLQRSRFYISFVVMMASSGATVLYLSRHIRHMLVNGLSLSSAGLSSQVRVTVTGILQCLLYFSFAVWREYAFAAEHDMTTFISPYVRSTAVSLYMLGTTLNLGAGQSVFRQRAADVWGRAGQWCRSLQQG